A window of the Methanomassiliicoccales archaeon genome harbors these coding sequences:
- the pheT gene encoding phenylalanine--tRNA ligase subunit beta — protein sequence MPVISFKYDDLIQLIGNEVPLQKILDELPMMGADFHSYDEGTGEIMMEFFPNRPDLYCVEGIARALRSFLGFAPGIRQYPIRASDIVMKHDKSTKDVRPFFVGGVVRNVTMSDELIRSLMGLQEKLHLTIGRKRAKVSIGIHDLDRVEPPFTYKAVRPDEISFVPLGKNEAMNLQEILERHEKGIEYRYILEGKEKYPIIVDRRGEVLSFPPIINGQLTVVTEKTRNILIDVTGTDFHAISGALNIVATAMAERGAEIETIVIENEEGSIVTPDLNPKRMSLGVEECEKLLGLNLDVNVIVRCLERMGYGCEIRDDSIEVFVPATRMDILHTVDLIEDVAIGYGYESFGRILPRCQTIGGEIPLEKAAALLRDMMVGHGYLEVTTLTLSSPEEQFIRMRIEPIDFVEILNPISQDHSCLRTHLLPSLLALLKKSKHRDLPQRIFEIGDVVIGTKRRKHIAAISLHAKAGFTEMKSLVESIMRDCSADFKLEPSSFGMYIDGRQAAVVNSEGVVGHFGEVHPEVLENFTLGYPAAAMEFNVERLLAGKIERVV from the coding sequence TGGAATTCTTTCCAAACAGGCCTGATCTTTACTGCGTCGAGGGCATCGCGCGGGCGTTGAGATCCTTTCTTGGCTTTGCGCCAGGGATAAGGCAGTACCCCATCCGCGCTTCTGATATTGTGATGAAGCATGACAAGAGCACAAAGGATGTGAGACCCTTCTTCGTTGGTGGAGTTGTTCGCAACGTGACCATGTCGGACGAACTTATCCGATCGCTCATGGGACTTCAAGAAAAGCTCCACCTGACGATCGGCAGAAAGAGGGCAAAAGTTTCCATAGGAATCCACGACCTCGATCGTGTGGAGCCACCTTTCACTTATAAAGCCGTAAGACCTGACGAAATCTCGTTTGTTCCCCTGGGCAAGAACGAAGCAATGAACTTGCAGGAAATTTTGGAGAGGCATGAGAAGGGAATTGAGTATAGATATATCCTCGAGGGAAAAGAAAAGTATCCTATTATCGTCGACCGCCGGGGAGAGGTGCTTTCTTTCCCCCCGATCATCAATGGCCAGCTTACTGTCGTGACCGAGAAGACAAGGAACATCCTTATCGATGTCACTGGCACCGATTTCCATGCCATTTCTGGAGCCCTAAACATCGTGGCGACTGCCATGGCTGAGAGAGGGGCTGAGATCGAAACGATCGTGATTGAAAACGAGGAAGGGAGTATTGTTACGCCCGATCTCAACCCAAAGAGGATGAGCCTTGGCGTGGAGGAATGCGAGAAGCTGCTCGGTTTGAATCTAGACGTGAATGTCATCGTTCGATGTCTTGAGAGGATGGGTTATGGCTGTGAGATTCGAGACGACTCCATCGAGGTCTTTGTTCCTGCCACCCGAATGGACATCCTTCATACGGTTGACCTTATTGAAGACGTAGCGATTGGCTACGGGTACGAGTCGTTCGGCCGCATCCTCCCGCGCTGCCAGACGATAGGCGGGGAAATTCCACTCGAAAAAGCGGCCGCTCTTCTGAGAGACATGATGGTAGGTCATGGGTATTTGGAAGTGACGACGCTCACGCTTTCGAGTCCGGAGGAACAGTTCATCAGAATGAGAATTGAGCCAATTGATTTTGTGGAAATTCTGAATCCGATAAGTCAGGATCACTCCTGCCTGAGGACGCATCTGCTTCCCAGCCTCCTCGCTCTACTGAAGAAAAGCAAGCATCGAGACCTTCCCCAAAGGATTTTCGAGATCGGGGACGTGGTCATCGGGACAAAGCGCAGAAAACACATTGCTGCTATTTCGCTCCACGCAAAGGCTGGGTTCACTGAGATGAAGTCTCTTGTTGAAAGCATCATGAGAGACTGCAGCGCCGATTTCAAATTGGAGCCCTCGTCCTTTGGCATGTATATCGATGGTAGGCAGGCGGCAGTGGTGAACAGCGAGGGTGTCGTAGGGCATTTCGGAGAGGTGCATCCGGAGGTCCTTGAGAATTTCACTCTTGGCTATCCCGCCGCGGCGATGGAATTCAATGTCGAGAGGCTTCTTGCTGGCAAGATTGAAAGAGTTGTGTAG